Proteins encoded within one genomic window of Triticum aestivum cultivar Chinese Spring chromosome 2D, IWGSC CS RefSeq v2.1, whole genome shotgun sequence:
- the LOC123052010 gene encoding uncharacterized protein isoform X4, translating into MWRTSMTGRRGPEPPCHSSPLRLLRPPRPSGHGRGGRRPGDRACRLHLALERGHQLALMVTSYLNHQAGKRPGPVGGGMMEVCSGRERRWRARFDAHEGLQLGAAAAATAPPTELFNAAVGAYLDDDDERASAKGKTDVQYIILDRVMQQPSAASSGGACWMSSRRPWSGGAFRCNGLHRFR; encoded by the exons ATGTGGCGTACCTCGATGACGGGCCGACGAGGACCCGAGCCGCCATGCCATTCAAGCCCTCTTCGGCTGCTCCGACCGCCTCGACCAAGCGGTCAtggtcgcggcggccgccgacCAGGTGATCGCGCTTGTCGTCTACATCTAGCTCTTGAGCGTGGCCATCAACTCGCTCTCATGGTCACCAGCTATCTGAACCATCAAGCAG GAAAAAGGCCGGGCCCAGTTGGTGGGGGGATGATGGAGGTGTGTAGCGGCAGGGAGCGTCGCTGGCGTGCGAGATTTGATGCGCATGAAGGGCTGCAGCTGGGAGCGGCAGCAGCGGCGACTGCCCCTCCGACTGAGCTATTCAACGCCGCAGTGGGGGCCTacctcgacgacgacgacgaacgggCCAGTGCCAAGGGCAAGACCGACGTGCAGTACATCATCCTCGACAGGGTG ATGCAGCAGCCATCAGCAGCATCGTCAGGAGGGGCATGCTGGATGAGCTCAAGAAGACCCTGGTCAGGAGGAGCATTCAG GTGTAATGGGCTGCACCGATTCAGATGA
- the LOC123052010 gene encoding uncharacterized protein isoform X5, which yields MWRTSMTGRRGPEPPCHSSPLRLLRPPRPSGHGRGGRRPGDRACRLHLALERGHQLALMVTSYLNHQAGKRPGPVGGGMMEVCSGRERRWRARFDAHEGLQLGAAAAATAPPTELFNAAVGAYLDDDDERASAKGKTDVQYIILDRVQPSAASSGGACWMSSRRPWSGGAFRCNGLHRFR from the exons ATGTGGCGTACCTCGATGACGGGCCGACGAGGACCCGAGCCGCCATGCCATTCAAGCCCTCTTCGGCTGCTCCGACCGCCTCGACCAAGCGGTCAtggtcgcggcggccgccgacCAGGTGATCGCGCTTGTCGTCTACATCTAGCTCTTGAGCGTGGCCATCAACTCGCTCTCATGGTCACCAGCTATCTGAACCATCAAGCAG GAAAAAGGCCGGGCCCAGTTGGTGGGGGGATGATGGAGGTGTGTAGCGGCAGGGAGCGTCGCTGGCGTGCGAGATTTGATGCGCATGAAGGGCTGCAGCTGGGAGCGGCAGCAGCGGCGACTGCCCCTCCGACTGAGCTATTCAACGCCGCAGTGGGGGCCTacctcgacgacgacgacgaacgggCCAGTGCCAAGGGCAAGACCGACGTGCAGTACATCATCCTCGACAGGGTG CAGCCATCAGCAGCATCGTCAGGAGGGGCATGCTGGATGAGCTCAAGAAGACCCTGGTCAGGAGGAGCATTCAG GTGTAATGGGCTGCACCGATTCAGATGA
- the LOC123052010 gene encoding uncharacterized protein isoform X6 produces MWRTSMTGRRGPEPPCHSSPLRLLRPPRPSGHGRGGRRPGDRACRLHLALERGHQLALMVTSYLNHQAGKRPGPVGGGMMEVCSGRERRWRARFDAHEGLQLGAAAAATAPPTELFNAAVGAYLDDDDERASAKGKTDVQYIILDRVPSAASSGGACWMSSRRPWSGGAFRCNGLHRFR; encoded by the exons ATGTGGCGTACCTCGATGACGGGCCGACGAGGACCCGAGCCGCCATGCCATTCAAGCCCTCTTCGGCTGCTCCGACCGCCTCGACCAAGCGGTCAtggtcgcggcggccgccgacCAGGTGATCGCGCTTGTCGTCTACATCTAGCTCTTGAGCGTGGCCATCAACTCGCTCTCATGGTCACCAGCTATCTGAACCATCAAGCAG GAAAAAGGCCGGGCCCAGTTGGTGGGGGGATGATGGAGGTGTGTAGCGGCAGGGAGCGTCGCTGGCGTGCGAGATTTGATGCGCATGAAGGGCTGCAGCTGGGAGCGGCAGCAGCGGCGACTGCCCCTCCGACTGAGCTATTCAACGCCGCAGTGGGGGCCTacctcgacgacgacgacgaacgggCCAGTGCCAAGGGCAAGACCGACGTGCAGTACATCATCCTCGACAGGGTG CCATCAGCAGCATCGTCAGGAGGGGCATGCTGGATGAGCTCAAGAAGACCCTGGTCAGGAGGAGCATTCAG GTGTAATGGGCTGCACCGATTCAGATGA
- the LOC123052010 gene encoding uncharacterized protein isoform X1, with translation MWRTSMTGRRGPEPPCHSSPLRLLRPPRPSGHGRGGRRPGDRACRLHLALERGHQLALMVTSYLNHQAGKRPGPVGGGMMEVCSGRERRWRARFDAHEGLQLGAAAAATAPPTELFNAAVGAYLDDDDERASAKGKTDVQYIILDRVMQQPSAASSGGACWMSSRRPWSGGAFSKLARNLYSHGTWKFIFR, from the exons ATGTGGCGTACCTCGATGACGGGCCGACGAGGACCCGAGCCGCCATGCCATTCAAGCCCTCTTCGGCTGCTCCGACCGCCTCGACCAAGCGGTCAtggtcgcggcggccgccgacCAGGTGATCGCGCTTGTCGTCTACATCTAGCTCTTGAGCGTGGCCATCAACTCGCTCTCATGGTCACCAGCTATCTGAACCATCAAGCAG GAAAAAGGCCGGGCCCAGTTGGTGGGGGGATGATGGAGGTGTGTAGCGGCAGGGAGCGTCGCTGGCGTGCGAGATTTGATGCGCATGAAGGGCTGCAGCTGGGAGCGGCAGCAGCGGCGACTGCCCCTCCGACTGAGCTATTCAACGCCGCAGTGGGGGCCTacctcgacgacgacgacgaacgggCCAGTGCCAAGGGCAAGACCGACGTGCAGTACATCATCCTCGACAGGGTG ATGCAGCAGCCATCAGCAGCATCGTCAGGAGGGGCATGCTGGATGAGCTCAAGAAGACCCTGGTCAGGAGGAGCATTCAG CAAACTTGCGAGAAATTTATATTCACATGGCACATGGAAATTTATATTCAGATGA
- the LOC123052010 gene encoding uncharacterized protein isoform X3, whose translation MWRTSMTGRRGPEPPCHSSPLRLLRPPRPSGHGRGGRRPGDRACRLHLALERGHQLALMVTSYLNHQAGKRPGPVGGGMMEVCSGRERRWRARFDAHEGLQLGAAAAATAPPTELFNAAVGAYLDDDDERASAKGKTDVQYIILDRVPSAASSGGACWMSSRRPWSGGAFSKLARNLYSHGTWKFIFR comes from the exons ATGTGGCGTACCTCGATGACGGGCCGACGAGGACCCGAGCCGCCATGCCATTCAAGCCCTCTTCGGCTGCTCCGACCGCCTCGACCAAGCGGTCAtggtcgcggcggccgccgacCAGGTGATCGCGCTTGTCGTCTACATCTAGCTCTTGAGCGTGGCCATCAACTCGCTCTCATGGTCACCAGCTATCTGAACCATCAAGCAG GAAAAAGGCCGGGCCCAGTTGGTGGGGGGATGATGGAGGTGTGTAGCGGCAGGGAGCGTCGCTGGCGTGCGAGATTTGATGCGCATGAAGGGCTGCAGCTGGGAGCGGCAGCAGCGGCGACTGCCCCTCCGACTGAGCTATTCAACGCCGCAGTGGGGGCCTacctcgacgacgacgacgaacgggCCAGTGCCAAGGGCAAGACCGACGTGCAGTACATCATCCTCGACAGGGTG CCATCAGCAGCATCGTCAGGAGGGGCATGCTGGATGAGCTCAAGAAGACCCTGGTCAGGAGGAGCATTCAG CAAACTTGCGAGAAATTTATATTCACATGGCACATGGAAATTTATATTCAGATGA
- the LOC123052010 gene encoding uncharacterized protein isoform X2 encodes MWRTSMTGRRGPEPPCHSSPLRLLRPPRPSGHGRGGRRPGDRACRLHLALERGHQLALMVTSYLNHQAGKRPGPVGGGMMEVCSGRERRWRARFDAHEGLQLGAAAAATAPPTELFNAAVGAYLDDDDERASAKGKTDVQYIILDRVQPSAASSGGACWMSSRRPWSGGAFSKLARNLYSHGTWKFIFR; translated from the exons ATGTGGCGTACCTCGATGACGGGCCGACGAGGACCCGAGCCGCCATGCCATTCAAGCCCTCTTCGGCTGCTCCGACCGCCTCGACCAAGCGGTCAtggtcgcggcggccgccgacCAGGTGATCGCGCTTGTCGTCTACATCTAGCTCTTGAGCGTGGCCATCAACTCGCTCTCATGGTCACCAGCTATCTGAACCATCAAGCAG GAAAAAGGCCGGGCCCAGTTGGTGGGGGGATGATGGAGGTGTGTAGCGGCAGGGAGCGTCGCTGGCGTGCGAGATTTGATGCGCATGAAGGGCTGCAGCTGGGAGCGGCAGCAGCGGCGACTGCCCCTCCGACTGAGCTATTCAACGCCGCAGTGGGGGCCTacctcgacgacgacgacgaacgggCCAGTGCCAAGGGCAAGACCGACGTGCAGTACATCATCCTCGACAGGGTG CAGCCATCAGCAGCATCGTCAGGAGGGGCATGCTGGATGAGCTCAAGAAGACCCTGGTCAGGAGGAGCATTCAG CAAACTTGCGAGAAATTTATATTCACATGGCACATGGAAATTTATATTCAGATGA